A segment of the uncultured Desulfobulbus sp. genome:
AAAAAAAGAAGTGCAATATTTGCGTTACTGGTGCTCGCCTTGCCTGTGGTGGGCTTATGTGCGGAAGAAGCTGCACCGACACTCGCCAGCAACAAAGCGGCAATCGATGGTGTGCAGACAAACCTCAACTATGTATGGACCTTGGTGGCAGCTGCGTTAGTTTTCTTTATGCAGGCTGGTTTTGCCATGGTTGAATCCGGTTTCACCCGTGCGAAGAGTGCTGTCAATATCATGATGAAAAACCTGATGGACTTCTCCATTGGCTCGATTGCTTTCTGGGCGGTTGGTTTTGGTATCATGTTTGGTGTGAACAAGACCGGTTGGTTTGGTACATCAGACTTTTTCCTTTCCGGTTGGGGCGGGCCTGGTTCCGACGCCTGGGTTCTGGCCTTCTGGATGTTCCAGGTCGTGTTTGCTGGTACTGCGGCTACCATTGTATCTGGTGCCGTGGCTGAGCGCACAAAGTTCACTGCCTATCTGATTTACTCTGTCACCATCTGTGCCTTTATCTACCCGGTGTTCGGTTCCTGGGCTTGGGGAAGTTTGCTGAACGGTAGCGGTTGGTTAGAAGGGCTTGGGTTTATTGACTTTGCTGGTTCAACAGTTGTTCACTCTGTTGGTGGCTGGTGTGCGCTGGCTGGAGCGATTGTCCTTGGGCCCCGTATCGGTAAGTATGGCCCTAAGGGAGAAGTTCGCGCCATTCCCGGTCACAATATCCCCATGGCAGCCGCTGGTGTCTTTATCCTCTGGCTCGGTTGGTTCGGATTTAACCCCGGTTCCACCACTACGGGTGACTCCTCCATCGCTATGATCTTTGTGACCACCAATCTCTCTGCTGCCGGTGGTGCGATTGCGGCCATGTTTACCTCTTGGATTATGTTCAAAAAACCTGATATCGGTATGAGCTTGAACGGTGCGCTGGCTGGTCTGGTTGGTATCACCGCGGGTTGTGCCAATGTTTCCCCTTCTAGCTCCATTCTGATTGGTCTGATTGCAGGTGTTATTGTTGTCCTCTCGGTTGTTGCCCTTGATAGAATGCATATTGACGATCCGGTTGGTGCTGTATCTGTACATGGTGTCTGTGGTGCCTGGGGTACCCTGGCAGCTGGGCTGTTCAACATGGAAGGTGTAACCGCCAAGATTATTGGTGTGCAGTTGGCCGGTATCGGAGCAGCCTTTGTCTGGGCCTTTGGTGTTTCCTTTATTCTCTTCAAGGTTATCGATTCTGTCATTGGAATGCGAGTTTCCGAGGAAGAGGAGATGATTGGTGTGGATATTGCTGAGCACGGTGCTCATGCCTACAACGATTTCCAGACTCTAAACTAAGATTCAACCGTAGTACGTTTGTTTTTCAAAAGCCCTCGGCGCCCGGTGCGCCGGGGGCTTTTTGCATTGAGAGGAGATGGGCGAGAACAAATTCGAAGAACACGTTTTGCATTCCGCCTGGAACTCGATTAAGATCCCATTTTTGAAAAAATGAGGTCCGTAATTCGTGACGGATGGGAAAGATCAACGCTGAACGAATTATTTCCATGCTTCTTCGTTTATTCTCTAGGGTGTGTTGTTCAGTATTCCCTGTCATCGCTAATTATGGAAGACGAGACCACAGGAAGTGATGTTGGAGGAAATTAATGATAAATAAAGCTATTTTGATCGGCAATTTAGGGGCTGACCCTGAGATTCGTTATACCCAGAATGGAACAGCTGTAGCAACTTTTTCGCTGGCAACCACAGAGCGAAGAAAAGGGCAGGATGGACAGGTTCAGGAGATGACAGAGTGGCACAGAATCGTCGCCTGGCAGCGTTTGGCTGAAATTTGTGGCGAATACCTTTCCAAGGGCTCAAAGGTCTATATCGAAGGGAAGATTCAGACCAGGAAATGGCAGGATAAATCAGGGAATGACCGTTACACTACAGAAATCGTCGCTCGAGAAATGAAAATGCTTTCACCGCGGACCTCATCGGGTGGCGGTGGTGAGTATGGAGGCGGGGGGAGCTTTGGTGGGTACGGCGATAGCCTCACTGAGCCTCCTCCAATGGGAGATGATGTGCCGTTTTAAAGAGCAAGCATGCCGTGTAGCGGCGCCATATGCACAAGGCCCAACCTGAAAGTTCAGGTTGGGCCTTTTTCTTTATTGGATTACCGCAGGAGTTCAGCTTTTCTATTACATGCTTTCGGTGTTTCTCGAGTTGTTTTCCAGGGTGCCATTACCATTCATTTCGTTGTGCACGTTGATGATGGCTTCTGTGAGTCTGTGTTCTTCCTCGATGACCTGAAGTTTGTTCTCGACCTTTTCTTCCACGTAGAGCTCCTGGGAGAGGCCAATGTAAAGAGCGTACACGGCAAGAAGCAGTACCAGGGTGAATGGGAGTCCGGTTGTGATCGATGCTGTTTGCAGGGTTGAGAGTCCGCCTCCGATGAGGAGTACGGCTGCGACGACACCTTCCATAACCGCCCAGAAAATTCGTTGAGGAATGGGAGAATCAAGTTTTCCGCCAGAGGTTAAATGATCGACGACGAGCGAGCCGGAATCAGAGGAGGTAATAAAAAAGATGGTGACCAGTACGATGCCCACCAGGGAGAGCACAGAGGTCATGGGAAAGTACTTGAGCATCTCAAAGAGTGCGGTTGAAACATCGGATTTCACGGCTGCGACAATATCAGCGGTGCCATTGCCCTGAAGAAAAAGGGCCGAGCCACCAAACACAGACATCCAGACAAAAGAGAGCAGGGTGGGTATGATCATGACCCCCAGGATGAATTCGCGGACGGTGCGCCCTTTCGAAATACGGGCGATGAACATGCCAACAAAGGGGGACCAGGAAATCCACCAGGCCCAGTAAAAAACAGTCCAGCTTCCTTGCCAGTTTGTCGAGCGAAAGGTCTCGGTCCATAAGCTGAGTTGGGCAAATTTTTCCAAGTAAAATCCGAGATTTTGGGTGAAACCGCCTAAGATATAAACCGTTGGGCCTGCAAAAAGAAGAAAAAGGAGAAAGAGTCCGGCCAGCCCCATATTCCATTCGGAAAGTCGCTTGACGCCACTGTCGAGGCCGGCGACCACGGAGAGTGTTGCAAAGGCAGTAATCACGGCGATGAGAATGACCTGAATTTCCGGGCTGATTGAAACGTGAAAAAGGTAATTCAGGCCTGCGTTCACCTGTTTGACCCCCAGGCCAAGAGAGGTGGCCAGTCCGGTGAGGGTGGCGAGAACGGAGAGGACATCGATGAGATTGCCCCAGAAACCATAGATGCGATTTCCCAGAATGGGGTAGAAGATGGAGCGAATTGTTAGAGGTAATCCGCGGTTGTAGCTAAAAAAAGCAAGGCCAAGAGCGACGATCGAGTAGATAGCCCATGGATGAAGCCCCCAGTGAAAGTAGGTCACGCCCATGGCAGCCTGCGCTGCCTCTGGTGTGTGCGGGGCTATGGTGCTGAAGAGGGGGCTGGGCGAGTCGTAGTGATACATGGGTTCGCCAACACTCCAGAACATCAGGCCTATCCCCATGCCTGCGCTTAAAAGCATGGCGTACCAGGCCGAAGTTGAAAATTCTGGTCTGGCGTTTTTTCCGCCTATGCGGATATGGCCGAATTTGCTCAGGGCGAAAAACAGGGCAGCGCCTATGAAAATGTTGGCAGAAAGGATGAAAAACCAGCCAAATTTAGAAGAGATCCACCCCAGTGCGGCTGAGCAAAGCGTTGCCGCCTGTTCTTTGAACATCAAGGTCAGGATGATGAACGTAAAAAGCGTGAGGACAGAAATGATGGTCACTTGGGGGTGGATATCAAAACCAAGAGCAGTCCAGTTGTTTTCGCCAGGCTCTTGTTTGCCGGCTTCATCAAAGAAGGAGGCGGTTGGGCGGATCTGTAAGCCTTGAAATGGTTCTCTCTCCTTTATCGCCTTTGCTCGAGCCGCCTTTTCGGCTTTTCGTAATTTTTCGGCAAGCTTGCCTTTTGATTTTGCTCTTGATCGTGGAGATTTATGACCCACAGATACCTCCTTGGTTGTGTTTTTCCCCTCGGTTTTTGGTTGGTTGGAGACCAAGCCTGTTTTGGATAAAAAAGGTGGCAAGTTGTTGTGAGCTCTTGGCAACGAGCCTCTTGCCGTGCATTCATCAATGCCCACACGCTGTAACGGATTTAGGCCGTATTGCGGCCTCTCTTGTTTGTACGCAAGGCTAGGGAAGGGGAGTTGAGTTGCTGATGAGCGGATAGTCTTTCAGAGTTGAAAGGGTAATGTTCTGGCATTATGACAGCGAAAATGCTTGGGGGGGGATTGCCAGTTGCGATAGAGCAGTCACGCTCAGGTCTGCTATCGTATGTAGAAAGGATATTGATTTTGCCAAACCTAACATATTCAGCCCAATATATCAACTCAGGCCGGATCGATTGAGTCTGGGAGAAAAGATGAAAAATATCATTTACAAAACTGCGTTATCTAGTAATTAGGAATCCATCAGTTGCAAGAAGGACCTGTTGGAGATAAATCGCTGTGGTTCTGGTTGTGTCAGTCATTCATTTTTGTGTGGAGCATCTGGCGTTAACGTTTTGCACAAAAATAATCGGGCCTGAAGGATTTTTCTTTCAGGCTTTTTTTTGTGCCCTTTTTTCAGGAAGTTGTTGCATGAAGATGTGCAACCCTCTCGAGAAGGGTGAGGTTGAGCGGGCACCTAAATGTTGTGCCTATTTTACGGGCATCTTGAATGATCGAATTATTTAAGACGCCCTTACGATGTAATGGTTTACGTGGAGTGTTGGTTATGTCTGTTTTTGAGCAAGTGAGTGTGGTTCGTGAGGCAAATATCTATTTTGAAGGCAAGGTGACCAGTCGAGAGGTGCGATTTGCCGACGGAACGAAAAAAACCTTGGGGATTATGTTGCCTGGTGAGTACACCTTCTCCACTGGTGTTGCCGAAATTATGGAAATTTTGGCAGGTGAGATGGTTGTTATGCTTCCCGGCGAGAGTGATTGGCAGACCTTTTCTCAAGGTCAGAGTTTTAATGTGCCGGCTAGTTCCGAGTTTCAACTCAAGATTTCAGCGGTGGTTGATTATTGCTGTTCCTATATCGAAAAGTAAACCCGGTGAAAAGGTGAAGCTCTGCTTTGGCTGATTGATATGTTCAGCAAATTTGATATGTGCAAAAATGGCATAATGTGCCGGATTGTGTCATGCATGTGACAGTTTTGGAGAATTGGTCAAGCCAATCGAGAGTCAAAACCGGGCAAATTTGAGATATAAAAAACAATGAAAAATGCATTGTCACAATTTGCACATTACGAATAAAACAATATGGCTATGCTGAATTGTTTAAGAAATATCGAGGGTTTGTCAAGCCACTATTTTGCTTGACAGATGATACCCCGACCGGTAATGAATAGCCGTTCATTATAGGTTCGTTATGCGTAGAATAACCTCCTGTTCACAGAAGGTTTCATCTGTAATTTCACGTTTAAGGAGAGACTGATCCATGGCAACAGAACTGGTACTTTCGGCAATGGCCTTGCTTGGCATTGCTATCGTGATCCCATTGTTCATGCTGGTAACCACCGTCTTCGGACCGCGTGCCGGAGGCAAGGCCAAGAACGAGGCCTACGAGAGTGGTGTTAAGCGCATGATTGGATTAGCGGAGCAAAAATTCAGCGTTAAATACTACATGCTCGCTATCCTGTTTCTCCTATTCGATATCGAGGCGGTGTTCATGTATCCATGGGCCGTGAACGTCCGGGAGCTCAGTTGGTTTGGCTTCACGGAGATGTTCGTGTTCATGGTTCTTCTTCTTACTGGACTTTTTTATATTCTTAAGAAAGGGGTGCTCAATTGGCGTTAGGATTAGAAGCAAGTCTAGGTGATTCGGTACTGACCACCAAACTCGACGCAGTTGTAAACTGGGGACGTCAGTACTCTCTGTGGCCGTTTGTTTTTGGTACAGCCTGCTGTGCAATTGAATTCATGTCTGCCGCGGCAAGTCAACTCGATATCTCCCGTTGGGGTGCAGAGGTTGTTCGTTTCTCTCCCCGGCAGGCAGATCTGTTACTTGTTTGCGGCACCATCAGTTACAAGCAGGCGCCAATTCTCAAACGAATCTATGAACAGATGCCCGAGCCCAAGTGGGTTGTTGCTATGGGCGCATGCGCCAGCTCCGGTGGTGTGTACGATAACTACTGCACCGTGCAGGGAATCGATACCATCATTCCGGTGGACGTGTATATCTCAGGATGTCCTCCTCGGCCTGAAGCAGTTCTGGATGCATTGATGGATATTCAGGACAAAATCAAGGGTGAAAGTGTGATCAACGATCGCCACAAAGATTTTAAAGGGATTCTTGATTGATATGAATACGACGGCGCTAGAAACAATTCAGGCGGCGTTCCCTGGCGTACCATGCGATTCGACGGTGGAATCGGTGGTGCTCACGGTACAGCCTGACCAACTCGAACAAACACTTTCCAAGCTGAAAAACGATCCGGCCCTCAATGTTGGGCTGCTGTTGGACGTGACTGTTGTTGATTATCTGGAATACCCGGATCAACAGGAGGCACGTTTTGCTGTTGTTTATGTTCTTCGCAACTGGGAAAGCAACCTTCTTCTTCAGGTACGCGTACCTGTTGCTGATCCGGAGGCCGGTGTGCCCAGTGCCACCAAGTTTTGGGATTCAGCCAACTGGGGTGAGCGTGAAGCTTATGACCAGTACGGTATCCAGTTTAAGGGACATCCTGACCTGCGACGTATCCTGAACCACTGGCAGTTTGAGGGGCATCCGCTTCGTAAGGACTATCCCATTGAGAAGGGGCAGATCTGCTACGAGACCGATTCTCTGGAAAAAGAGATCAAAGCACGGTTGGAAGTAAACAAGGTCGATGAGACCGTCATGGAAGATATCAATACCGAGATCATGTATCTCAACCTTGGACCTTCCCATCCTGCGACCCATGGTGCCATCCGTATCCTGACCGCGCTTGACGGTGAGACCATCCTCGCCAATGTCAACGAGATCGGCTACCTCCATCGTGGCTTTGAAAAAACTGCAGAGAACCGCACCTATAACCAGGTCGTGCCGCTGACGGATCGTCTCAACTACTGTTCATCCCTCATGAATAATATCGCCTACGTCAAGGCGGTTGAGTCCTTTCTTGGGGTTGAGATTACCGAGCGCGCCAAGTTCATGCGTGTGATTCTCGGAGAGTTCTATCGTATCCTCGATCACCTGGTTTGTCTCGCGGCTAACTTGGTTGATATGGGCGGTTTGACCAACTACTGGTATCTCTACAATCAGAAAGAGGCCTCCTACGATTTCATCTCTCGTCTCTGTGGTGCCCGTCTGACCAGTTCCTTCACTCGTATCGGCGGTATGTATCGCGACTTCTATGAGGGCTGGGAAGCCGACATGGAAGCGCAACTCAAAGATATTGAGCAGGGTGTCAACGACTCCCTGGCGTTGGTCCTGAAAAACCGCATTGTACACGATCGTACCCAGGGCGTCTGTGTGATGCCTGCAGACAAGGCCCTGTCCTATGGCTATACCGGTCCCTGTCTGCGTGCTTCCGGAGTTCCTTTCGATCTGCGTAAGGATAACCCGTATTACTACTACGAGACCTTTGACTTCACCATTCCTGTGGGATCGAAAGGCGACATCTACGATCGCATGATGATCCGCTATGAAGAGATGTTCCAGTCGATCTCCATCATCCGCCAGGCAATGAAACAGATTCCCAAAGGAGCTGTTACTGTTGACGATGGGCAGATTGCCCTGCCGGGCAAGGATCAGGTCTACTCCAAGATCGAAGGTTTGGCGAACCACTTTAAGTTGGTCTTTGAAGGTGTTCAGGTTCCCAAGGGCGCGTGGTATGACTCCTATGAGGCCGCCAATGGCGAGCTTGGTTTCTACTTTGTTTCCGACGGCTCCGGTCAACCCTATAAATGTAAAGTACGGCCTCCGTGCTTTTACATGATGGGTGGATTCCATGAAATGGTTGAAGGAGAGATGATTGCCGATGCGGTCATCAATCTCGGTAGCATCAACATTATCGGCGGAGAGTTGGACAGATGAGCGATCGATCACAACTGATAGAAACGGGAAAACCGTTCGCTTTTGATGAACAACGAGATGCAGAGTTTGAGCGTCTGGCAACACGGTATCCCACCCGGGATTCCTTGATTCTGCCCTCGCTGTGGTTGGTACAGGAGCAAGAAGGATGGATCAGCGCTGAGGCCATGGCATATATCGCCGATCGTATCGGTTGTTTTGCCACCCAGGTCTACGAGGCAGCCACCTTCTACACCATGTACAACCTGCAGCCCAAGGGTGAGTATCATATCTGTGTTTGCCGTACACTCTCCTGTTACTTGTTGGGCAAACAGGAAATCGTCGATTACCTGCAGAGCGAGTTAGGGATTAAACCTGGCGAGGTCAGCACCGACGGCAAGTACAGCCTGGAAGAGGTTGAGTGTCTTGGGCACTGTGGTTCCGCTCCCGTGGTGCAGATTAATGGAGAGTTCTATGAGTACATGAATGTGGACAAACTCAAAGAACTCTTGGCCACGATGAAATAAGGAGAGCGAACGATATGCAAGTACAAGTACTGAGTGCCAGATTTGATATACCGGACGCCCACAAGATCGAGGTGGCCAAAGAAAACGGCGCTTACTCGACCTTAGAGAAGGTCTTCTCCATGCAGCCTGAAGAGGTTATAGAACTGGTGAAATCCAGTGGACTTCGCGGCCGTGGTGGTGCGGGCTTCCCCACGGGTTTGAAGTGGAGCTTTCTTCCTAAAGATATCGATAAACCAGTCTACCTGGCGGTCAACTCCGATGAGTCGGAGCCGGCAACCTTTAAAGACCGTTATATCCTCGTAAAAGATCCGCACATGCTGATCGAAGGCATCATCATCTGTTGTTATGCCATCAAAAGTAATGCTGCGTACATATATATTCGTGGTGAGTACACCACCCAGGTGAAAGCGCTGCAGGCTGCCATTGATGAAGCCTACGAAGCTGGTTATCTGGGTGACACTGTAAATGGTCACGACTTCAAGCTGGACATCACCGTCCATCGAGGAGCTGGAG
Coding sequences within it:
- a CDS encoding ammonium transporter produces the protein MKKRSAIFALLVLALPVVGLCAEEAAPTLASNKAAIDGVQTNLNYVWTLVAAALVFFMQAGFAMVESGFTRAKSAVNIMMKNLMDFSIGSIAFWAVGFGIMFGVNKTGWFGTSDFFLSGWGGPGSDAWVLAFWMFQVVFAGTAATIVSGAVAERTKFTAYLIYSVTICAFIYPVFGSWAWGSLLNGSGWLEGLGFIDFAGSTVVHSVGGWCALAGAIVLGPRIGKYGPKGEVRAIPGHNIPMAAAGVFILWLGWFGFNPGSTTTGDSSIAMIFVTTNLSAAGGAIAAMFTSWIMFKKPDIGMSLNGALAGLVGITAGCANVSPSSSILIGLIAGVIVVLSVVALDRMHIDDPVGAVSVHGVCGAWGTLAAGLFNMEGVTAKIIGVQLAGIGAAFVWAFGVSFILFKVIDSVIGMRVSEEEEMIGVDIAEHGAHAYNDFQTLN
- a CDS encoding single-stranded DNA-binding protein; the protein is MINKAILIGNLGADPEIRYTQNGTAVATFSLATTERRKGQDGQVQEMTEWHRIVAWQRLAEICGEYLSKGSKVYIEGKIQTRKWQDKSGNDRYTTEIVAREMKMLSPRTSSGGGGEYGGGGSFGGYGDSLTEPPPMGDDVPF
- a CDS encoding BCCT family transporter; amino-acid sequence: MGHKSPRSRAKSKGKLAEKLRKAEKAARAKAIKEREPFQGLQIRPTASFFDEAGKQEPGENNWTALGFDIHPQVTIISVLTLFTFIILTLMFKEQAATLCSAALGWISSKFGWFFILSANIFIGAALFFALSKFGHIRIGGKNARPEFSTSAWYAMLLSAGMGIGLMFWSVGEPMYHYDSPSPLFSTIAPHTPEAAQAAMGVTYFHWGLHPWAIYSIVALGLAFFSYNRGLPLTIRSIFYPILGNRIYGFWGNLIDVLSVLATLTGLATSLGLGVKQVNAGLNYLFHVSISPEIQVILIAVITAFATLSVVAGLDSGVKRLSEWNMGLAGLFLLFLLFAGPTVYILGGFTQNLGFYLEKFAQLSLWTETFRSTNWQGSWTVFYWAWWISWSPFVGMFIARISKGRTVREFILGVMIIPTLLSFVWMSVFGGSALFLQGNGTADIVAAVKSDVSTALFEMLKYFPMTSVLSLVGIVLVTIFFITSSDSGSLVVDHLTSGGKLDSPIPQRIFWAVMEGVVAAVLLIGGGLSTLQTASITTGLPFTLVLLLAVYALYIGLSQELYVEEKVENKLQVIEEEHRLTEAIINVHNEMNGNGTLENNSRNTESM
- a CDS encoding NADH-quinone oxidoreductase subunit D; its protein translation is MNTTALETIQAAFPGVPCDSTVESVVLTVQPDQLEQTLSKLKNDPALNVGLLLDVTVVDYLEYPDQQEARFAVVYVLRNWESNLLLQVRVPVADPEAGVPSATKFWDSANWGEREAYDQYGIQFKGHPDLRRILNHWQFEGHPLRKDYPIEKGQICYETDSLEKEIKARLEVNKVDETVMEDINTEIMYLNLGPSHPATHGAIRILTALDGETILANVNEIGYLHRGFEKTAENRTYNQVVPLTDRLNYCSSLMNNIAYVKAVESFLGVEITERAKFMRVILGEFYRILDHLVCLAANLVDMGGLTNYWYLYNQKEASYDFISRLCGARLTSSFTRIGGMYRDFYEGWEADMEAQLKDIEQGVNDSLALVLKNRIVHDRTQGVCVMPADKALSYGYTGPCLRASGVPFDLRKDNPYYYYETFDFTIPVGSKGDIYDRMMIRYEEMFQSISIIRQAMKQIPKGAVTVDDGQIALPGKDQVYSKIEGLANHFKLVFEGVQVPKGAWYDSYEAANGELGFYFVSDGSGQPYKCKVRPPCFYMMGGFHEMVEGEMIADAVINLGSINIIGGELDR
- the ndhC gene encoding NADH-quinone oxidoreductase subunit A, with protein sequence MATELVLSAMALLGIAIVIPLFMLVTTVFGPRAGGKAKNEAYESGVKRMIGLAEQKFSVKYYMLAILFLLFDIEAVFMYPWAVNVRELSWFGFTEMFVFMVLLLTGLFYILKKGVLNWR
- the nuoB gene encoding NADH-quinone oxidoreductase subunit NuoB, yielding MALGLEASLGDSVLTTKLDAVVNWGRQYSLWPFVFGTACCAIEFMSAAASQLDISRWGAEVVRFSPRQADLLLVCGTISYKQAPILKRIYEQMPEPKWVVAMGACASSGGVYDNYCTVQGIDTIIPVDVYISGCPPRPEAVLDALMDIQDKIKGESVINDRHKDFKGILD
- a CDS encoding pyrimidine/purine nucleoside phosphorylase, translated to MSVFEQVSVVREANIYFEGKVTSREVRFADGTKKTLGIMLPGEYTFSTGVAEIMEILAGEMVVMLPGESDWQTFSQGQSFNVPASSEFQLKISAVVDYCCSYIEK
- a CDS encoding NAD(P)H-dependent oxidoreductase subunit E, giving the protein MSDRSQLIETGKPFAFDEQRDAEFERLATRYPTRDSLILPSLWLVQEQEGWISAEAMAYIADRIGCFATQVYEAATFYTMYNLQPKGEYHICVCRTLSCYLLGKQEIVDYLQSELGIKPGEVSTDGKYSLEEVECLGHCGSAPVVQINGEFYEYMNVDKLKELLATMK